Proteins found in one Toxotes jaculatrix isolate fToxJac2 chromosome 18, fToxJac2.pri, whole genome shotgun sequence genomic segment:
- the LOC121198236 gene encoding protein ALEX-like — MTTQMITVQQEQLAAIFLLLRENQEALGEVTEGDMEEQLKLAVHPLSQPLSQPLSQPLFQALSQALSQPLSQALSQPLSQALFQALSQPLSQALSQPLSQALSQPLSQPLSQALSQPLFQALSQPLSQALSQPLSQALSQPPSHPPSQPPSQAPSQPLSQSLPQPLSHSLSQAPSQPPSQAPSQAPSQPLSQPLFHSLSQPLSQPLSQALSQPLFQPLSQPLSQPPSQPLSQPLLLFSHFDFDLECP, encoded by the exons ATGACGACACAGATGATCAC GGTGCAACAGGAGCAGCTGGCAGCCATCTTCCTGCTGCTGAGGGAGAACCAGGAGGCGCTGGGGGAGGTGACGGAGGGGGacatggaggagcagctgaagct TGCTGTCCATCCTCTGTCCCAGCCTCTGTCCCAGCCTCTGTCCCAGCCTCTGTTCCAGGCTCTGTCCCAGGCTCTGTCCCAGCCTCTGTCCCAGGCTCTGTCCCAGCCTCTGTCCCAGGCTCTGTTCCAGGCTCTGTCCCAGCCTCTGTCCCAGGCTCTGTCCCAGCCTCTGTCCCAGGCTCTGTCCCAGCCTCTGTCCCAGCCTCTGTCCCAGGCTCTGTCCCAGCCTCTGTTCCAGGCTCTGTCCCAGCCTCTGTCCCAGGCTCTGTCCCAGCCTCTGTCCCAGGCTCTGTCCCAACCTCCGTCCCATCCTCCGTCCCAGCCTCCGTCGCAGGCTCCGTCCCAGCCTCTGTCCCAGTCTCTGCCCCAGCCTCTGTCCCATTCTCTGTCCCAGGCTCCGTCCCAGCCTCCGTCCCAGGCTCCGTCCCAGGCTCCGTCCCAGCCTCTGTCCCAGCCTCTGTTCCATTCTCTGTCCCAGCCTCTGTCCCAGCCTCTGTCCCAGGCTCTGTCCCAGCCTCTGTTCCAGCCTCTGTCCCAGCCTCTGTCCCAGCCTCCGTCCCAGCCTCTGTCCCAGCCTCTGTtgcttttttctcattttgactTTGACCTAGAATGTCCATGA